In Sphingobium sp. B2D3C, a genomic segment contains:
- a CDS encoding zf-TFIIB domain-containing protein, protein MSSAQSMPCPVCRVPLVMSERQGVEIDYCPQCRGVWLDRGELDKIIERASAELAPAAPPQTRAEPYPPQPQIQQPYRDERYREQGYRDSGYRSHKGYPKRKKSFLEELFD, encoded by the coding sequence ATGTCATCAGCCCAGTCCATGCCCTGCCCCGTCTGCCGCGTGCCGCTCGTGATGAGCGAGCGCCAAGGCGTCGAAATCGATTATTGCCCCCAATGCCGTGGCGTGTGGCTGGACCGGGGCGAGCTGGACAAGATTATCGAGCGCGCCAGTGCCGAATTGGCGCCTGCCGCCCCGCCGCAGACCCGCGCCGAGCCTTATCCGCCCCAACCTCAGATCCAGCAGCCGTACCGCGACGAGCGATATCGCGAGCAGGGCTATCGAGACAGCGGCTACCGCTCGCATAAAGGCTATCCCAAGCGGAAGAAGTCGTTCCTCGAAGAGCTGTTCGACTGA
- a CDS encoding murein L,D-transpeptidase catalytic domain family protein, protein MSVVHRRQFLTLAGAAAWAALVPASVRAAVRTPPQWAKLVAKAEAAMDQYSVKLRDRFVVVDFSLPSAAARMLLVDRESGLHRLLTVAHGRGSDPAHSGFLHSFSNAPGSNASSRGAYLTGAHYTGQHGRSQRLIGLETSNDNAEARAIVIHGAWYSNDDMVKRLGKLGRSEGCFAVSETQINPLLDWLGPGRMLYADKV, encoded by the coding sequence ATGTCCGTTGTGCATCGCCGTCAGTTTCTTACGCTCGCTGGAGCGGCCGCATGGGCTGCTCTGGTGCCTGCCAGTGTGCGCGCCGCCGTGCGCACGCCGCCGCAATGGGCCAAGCTCGTTGCCAAGGCGGAAGCGGCCATGGACCAGTATAGCGTCAAGTTGCGCGACCGGTTCGTCGTCGTGGACTTCTCGCTGCCCTCGGCCGCCGCGCGGATGCTGCTGGTCGATCGCGAGAGCGGCCTCCACCGGCTACTGACCGTCGCGCACGGGCGTGGGTCCGATCCGGCGCATAGCGGCTTCCTGCACAGCTTCAGCAATGCGCCCGGCTCAAACGCCAGCTCGCGCGGAGCCTATCTCACCGGCGCCCATTACACCGGCCAGCATGGCCGCTCGCAGCGGCTGATTGGGCTGGAGACGAGCAACGACAATGCCGAGGCGCGCGCCATCGTGATTCATGGCGCCTGGTACAGCAATGACGACATGGTGAAGCGCCTCGGCAAGCTCGGCCGCAGCGAGGGCTGCTTCGCCGTGAGCGAAACGCAGATCAACCCTCTGCTCGACTGGCTCGGCCCCGGACGGATGCTCTACGCCGACAAGGTGTGA
- a CDS encoding class III extradiol dioxygenase family protein has protein sequence MAHILGGIFTSHVPAIGGAIARGQEQDPYWSPFFDGFKPIHRWLATARPDVAVVFYNDHGLNFFLDKMPTFAVGAADSYHNADEGWGLPVQNGFKGDAALSWHIIEGLVEDEFDVTTCQSMLVDHALVVPFQLSWPGGGQWPVRIVPIAINTVQHPLPSPKRCLALGRAVGKALRSWQGDERIVVFGTGGLSHQLDGERAGFINQRYDQFCMDNLGPDPDALTKISALDIVEEAGSQGIEIVNWIAARGALGDDVAEVSRNYHIPISNTAAATMLLESGSTALEQAA, from the coding sequence ATGGCGCATATTCTCGGCGGTATCTTTACCAGCCACGTGCCGGCAATCGGCGGCGCCATTGCGCGCGGTCAGGAGCAGGACCCTTATTGGAGCCCGTTCTTCGACGGGTTCAAGCCGATCCATCGCTGGCTTGCGACAGCCAGACCGGACGTTGCGGTGGTCTTCTACAATGACCACGGGCTCAACTTCTTCCTCGACAAGATGCCGACCTTCGCGGTGGGCGCGGCGGACAGCTACCACAATGCCGATGAGGGCTGGGGCCTGCCGGTGCAGAACGGATTCAAGGGCGACGCTGCCCTCTCCTGGCACATCATCGAGGGACTGGTGGAGGACGAATTCGACGTCACGACCTGCCAGTCGATGCTCGTGGATCATGCGCTGGTCGTGCCGTTCCAGCTGTCATGGCCCGGCGGCGGCCAGTGGCCGGTGCGCATCGTGCCCATCGCCATCAACACCGTGCAGCATCCGCTGCCGAGCCCCAAGCGCTGCCTTGCGCTCGGTCGCGCGGTCGGCAAGGCGCTGCGCAGCTGGCAGGGCGATGAGCGGATCGTGGTGTTCGGCACCGGCGGGCTCTCCCACCAGCTCGACGGGGAACGCGCCGGCTTCATCAACCAGCGCTACGATCAGTTCTGCATGGACAATCTGGGCCCCGATCCGGATGCGCTGACGAAAATCAGCGCGCTCGATATTGTCGAGGAAGCGGGCAGCCAGGGCATCGAGATCGTCAACTGGATCGCGGCGCGTGGGGCCTTGGGTGATGATGTGGCCGAGGTCAGCCGGAACTATCACATCCCCATTTCCAACACGGCGGCGGCGACGATGTTGCTGGAAAGCGGTTCGACCGCCCTTGAACAGGCGGCCTGA
- a CDS encoding zinc-finger domain-containing protein codes for MHTPPETIHVHARRVSCDGSGHGIPAALGHPRIFLEIDEHGYVDCGYCDRRFVLAGGPADTPDIVNKPDISSGASL; via the coding sequence ATGCACACGCCGCCTGAAACCATTCACGTTCATGCTCGCCGAGTCTCCTGTGATGGCTCGGGCCACGGCATCCCCGCTGCGCTGGGGCATCCGCGCATCTTCCTGGAGATCGACGAGCATGGCTATGTCGATTGCGGCTATTGCGACAGGCGCTTCGTGCTGGCGGGTGGCCCGGCCGACACCCCAGACATCGTGAACAAGCCAGACATTTCGTCCGGCGCCAGCCTCTGA
- a CDS encoding MerC domain-containing protein, producing the protein MRTLTAPRMWTMPQLDRLAIGLSGLCAVHCLTTAIAVGVLSSVAGIFEAEIIHEAGLMIAMVLGALALGHGALKHGMALPVAVGALGLGIMAGALSLPHGWAGETPYTLLGVALLAFGHELNRRAFW; encoded by the coding sequence ATGAGAACGCTCACCGCACCCCGGATGTGGACAATGCCACAGCTCGACCGGCTGGCCATCGGCCTGTCCGGCCTGTGCGCCGTGCATTGCCTGACGACGGCCATTGCCGTGGGCGTGCTGTCTTCGGTTGCGGGCATTTTCGAGGCGGAGATCATCCACGAAGCCGGCCTGATGATCGCCATGGTGCTCGGCGCGCTGGCGCTCGGCCACGGCGCCCTCAAGCATGGCATGGCGCTGCCGGTCGCGGTCGGCGCGCTCGGCCTTGGCATCATGGCCGGGGCGCTCAGCCTGCCGCATGGCTGGGCCGGCGAGACGCCTTATACGCTGCTCGGCGTCGCCCTGCTTGCCTTCGGTCACGAGCTTAATCGCCGCGCCTTCTGGTGA
- a CDS encoding ABC-F family ATP-binding cassette domain-containing protein — MPGPNPALLTLDHVTLARPDGTALFSDLTLAIGRERVGLVGRNGAGKSSLLALIAEGGAPQAGTIHRTGRIGTLRQIQPDAGSVAHALGLSDALERLARLDAGEGSLEDAAEADWTLPERLERALADVGLTGTGLDRDCATLSGGERTRVGLAAMLLAEPELLLLDEPTNNLDDAGRAAVAALLGRWPGGALVASHDRALLEGMDRIVQLSPVGAFSVGGGWSAFVASRDAMRARAEDELDRSQRTLARQQRDAQAQAERKARRDKAGRTARARGDQPRILLGKRAEQAEQSGARERHQAERQIGAASQSLEAARAQVEVLTPLQINLPSAGLPHNRTVLRLEDVVLARGGRRLFGPLSFAMTGPERVAITGPNGSGKTSLLALAVGLAEPSAGTIHRGPGRIAMLDQHADLVRPGQTLQAAMLAAHPGMTPHMAHEALARFAFRNRDALKDVAVLSGGERLRAALCVITSGPVPPQLLILDEPTNHLDIESTELLEQALADYDGALLVVSHDAAFLDRIGIERRLAQGVDGW, encoded by the coding sequence ATGCCCGGCCCAAATCCCGCTCTTCTCACCCTCGATCACGTCACGCTCGCCCGGCCTGACGGGACGGCGCTTTTCTCTGACCTGACTCTCGCCATCGGGCGGGAGCGGGTCGGCCTTGTCGGGCGCAACGGCGCCGGCAAGTCGAGCCTGCTCGCGCTGATCGCAGAGGGCGGCGCGCCGCAGGCGGGGACGATCCACCGGACCGGGCGCATCGGCACCTTGCGGCAGATCCAGCCGGATGCTGGCAGCGTTGCACATGCGCTCGGCTTGTCCGATGCGCTGGAGAGACTGGCGCGCCTGGACGCGGGCGAAGGATCGCTGGAGGATGCAGCGGAGGCGGACTGGACTCTGCCCGAGCGCCTTGAGCGAGCGCTGGCCGATGTCGGGTTGACCGGCACCGGCCTTGATCGCGATTGCGCGACGCTGTCTGGTGGGGAACGCACCCGCGTCGGGCTGGCGGCGATGCTGCTTGCAGAGCCCGAACTGCTGCTGCTCGATGAACCCACCAACAATCTCGATGACGCCGGCCGGGCCGCGGTGGCGGCGTTGCTGGGCCGCTGGCCGGGCGGCGCGCTCGTCGCCAGCCATGATCGCGCGCTGCTGGAAGGCATGGACCGGATCGTCCAGCTCTCGCCGGTCGGGGCCTTCAGCGTCGGCGGGGGTTGGAGCGCCTTTGTGGCGAGTCGCGATGCGATGCGCGCACGGGCCGAGGACGAGCTGGATCGCAGCCAGCGCACGCTCGCCCGGCAGCAGCGGGATGCCCAGGCTCAGGCCGAGCGCAAGGCCCGGCGGGACAAGGCCGGGCGCACTGCCCGGGCGCGGGGGGATCAGCCGCGCATTCTGCTCGGCAAGCGGGCGGAGCAAGCCGAGCAAAGCGGGGCGCGCGAGCGTCATCAGGCCGAGCGCCAGATCGGCGCCGCCAGCCAGTCGCTAGAGGCCGCCCGCGCGCAGGTGGAGGTTCTGACGCCGCTGCAGATCAATCTGCCATCGGCCGGCCTCCCGCATAATCGCACGGTACTGCGGCTTGAGGATGTGGTGCTGGCACGGGGCGGGCGCCGGCTGTTCGGCCCGCTGTCCTTTGCTATGACCGGGCCGGAGCGCGTCGCGATCACGGGCCCGAACGGCAGTGGCAAGACCAGCCTTTTGGCCTTGGCGGTCGGCCTGGCCGAGCCGAGCGCGGGGACCATCCATCGCGGGCCGGGCCGGATCGCGATGCTCGACCAGCATGCCGACCTTGTGAGGCCCGGCCAGACCCTGCAAGCAGCGATGCTGGCCGCGCATCCCGGTATGACCCCGCACATGGCGCATGAGGCGCTGGCTCGCTTCGCCTTTCGCAACCGCGATGCCCTGAAGGATGTCGCGGTGCTGAGTGGCGGCGAGCGGCTGCGCGCCGCCCTGTGCGTGATCACAAGCGGGCCGGTGCCGCCGCAGCTTTTAATCCTCGATGAGCCGACCAATCATCTCGACATAGAGAGCACCGAGCTCCTTGAGCAGGCGCTCGCCGACTATGACGGCGCCTTGCTCGTCGTGAGCCACGATGCCGCGTTTCTGGACCGGATCGGCATTGAGCGGCGGCTTGCGCAGGGCGTGGACGGCTGGTGA
- the rplM gene encoding 50S ribosomal protein L13 — MKALMKTTKPATPATVEKKWLLIDAEGLVVGRVASIIANILRGKHKPSFTPHVDCGDNVIVINADKVKFTGNKLTDKRYYKHTGYAGGIKETSPQKVLEGRFPERVLEKAVERMIPRGPLGRQQMRNLRVFAGSEHPHEAQNPEVLDVAAMNRKNKVGA; from the coding sequence ATGAAGGCGCTCATGAAGACCACCAAGCCGGCAACCCCGGCCACGGTCGAGAAGAAATGGTTGCTGATCGACGCCGAGGGTCTCGTCGTTGGTCGCGTCGCGAGCATCATCGCGAACATCCTGCGCGGCAAGCACAAGCCCAGCTTCACTCCCCATGTCGACTGCGGTGACAATGTCATCGTCATCAATGCCGACAAGGTGAAGTTCACCGGCAACAAGCTGACCGACAAGCGCTATTACAAGCACACCGGCTATGCCGGCGGCATCAAGGAGACCTCTCCGCAGAAGGTGCTCGAGGGTCGTTTCCCCGAGCGCGTGCTGGAGAAGGCCGTGGAGCGCATGATTCCGCGCGGTCCCCTCGGTCGTCAGCAGATGCGCAACCTGCGCGTCTTCGCGGGCAGCGAACATCCGCATGAAGCCCAGAACCCCGAAGTGCTCGATGTTGCGGCGATGAACCGCAAGAACAAGGTTGGTGCCTGA
- a CDS encoding L,D-transpeptidase family protein: MPRILLALLCFLIAMPAQASTPWSRPAATTLLDYGRKIDSHGLDPRDYELDRLSTALGAGDQRGLDIAATRSFALIARDLANGRVPADQRRLSYFRTPNLSPDAVLALIDRALSSGDIAAELDRLAPAHADYRRLRAALLSLPADAVADRARLRANLERWRWLPRDMGPRYLIVNVPEYVAQLVDRGAVLVTHRVIVGKPGTPTPQFTTTATGVILNPTWTVPQSIVRESVGALIRTRPATARARGYSWTQQGGSLQVVQQPGPGNALGQMKIDMPNPLAIFLHDTPSKSLFEKEERTFSHGCVRTDQPFDLAVAMLAGTDWTRARIDAAVAAGTTVTAKLSPPLPVYIVYMTVRADAKGRLNRFDDVYGLDGDIAAALGAGNLAATRQLSSMGCLAG; this comes from the coding sequence ATGCCTCGTATCCTGCTCGCTCTTCTGTGTTTTCTCATCGCGATGCCGGCGCAGGCCAGCACGCCCTGGTCCCGCCCCGCGGCAACCACGCTGCTCGATTATGGCCGGAAGATCGACTCGCACGGCCTCGATCCGCGCGATTATGAGCTGGACCGGCTCAGCACTGCCCTTGGCGCTGGAGACCAGCGCGGCCTTGACATCGCTGCGACGCGCAGCTTTGCCTTGATAGCCCGCGACCTCGCCAATGGCCGGGTGCCTGCCGACCAGCGCCGCCTCTCCTATTTCCGCACCCCCAATCTCAGCCCGGACGCGGTGCTCGCCCTGATCGACCGCGCGCTGAGCAGCGGCGATATCGCTGCCGAGCTGGACCGGCTGGCCCCTGCCCATGCCGATTATCGCCGGCTCCGGGCCGCGCTGCTGAGCCTGCCGGCCGATGCCGTGGCGGACCGTGCCCGGCTGCGCGCCAATCTCGAGCGTTGGCGCTGGCTGCCCCGCGACATGGGGCCGCGCTATCTGATCGTGAACGTGCCGGAATATGTGGCGCAATTGGTCGATCGCGGTGCGGTGCTGGTCACGCACCGGGTGATCGTGGGCAAACCCGGCACGCCGACGCCCCAATTCACCACCACCGCCACTGGGGTCATCCTCAACCCGACGTGGACCGTGCCGCAGTCGATCGTGCGCGAGAGCGTCGGTGCGCTGATCCGCACGCGCCCGGCCACAGCCCGCGCGCGGGGCTATAGCTGGACCCAGCAAGGCGGCAGCCTGCAGGTCGTGCAGCAGCCAGGCCCCGGCAACGCACTCGGGCAGATGAAGATCGACATGCCCAACCCGCTCGCCATCTTCCTGCACGACACGCCGAGCAAGAGCCTGTTCGAGAAAGAAGAGCGCACCTTCAGCCATGGCTGTGTGCGCACGGACCAACCGTTCGACCTCGCCGTGGCGATGCTCGCCGGCACGGACTGGACGCGAGCGCGGATCGACGCTGCAGTCGCCGCCGGCACCACCGTGACGGCCAAGCTGTCCCCGCCGCTTCCGGTCTACATCGTCTACATGACCGTGCGTGCCGATGCGAAAGGCCGGCTTAACAGGTTCGATGATGTCTACGGGCTGGATGGCGACATTGCCGCGGCCCTCGGCGCCGGCAACCTCGCCGCGACCCGGCAACTCTCCAGCATGGGATGTCTGGCCGGCTAG
- a CDS encoding protocatechuate 4,5-dioxygenase subunit alpha — protein MGAIETIEAGTTAKRVIPGTPVFDGDAAARGFALNAMCFSFNDAANRAAYQADEEAYFERFHLTEEQREAVRARNVLQMIEAGGNIYYLAKLAGIYGLNVQDVGAQQTGMSVEAFRQMLLDAAHQQEEA, from the coding sequence ATGGGTGCGATCGAAACGATCGAGGCGGGAACGACCGCCAAACGAGTCATTCCCGGTACGCCGGTCTTCGACGGTGATGCGGCGGCGCGCGGCTTCGCGCTGAACGCCATGTGCTTTTCGTTCAACGATGCTGCCAATCGCGCCGCCTATCAGGCGGACGAGGAAGCCTATTTCGAGCGCTTCCATCTGACCGAAGAGCAGCGCGAGGCGGTCCGCGCCCGCAATGTCCTCCAGATGATCGAGGCGGGCGGCAACATCTATTATCTCGCCAAGCTGGCCGGCATCTATGGCCTCAACGTGCAGGATGTGGGGGCGCAGCAGACCGGCATGAGTGTCGAGGCTTTCCGTCAAATGCTGCTTGACGCAGCCCATCAGCAAGAGGAGGCCTGA
- the rpsI gene encoding 30S ribosomal protein S9, with product MSDTVNSLSDLQDLTQGNADAPAATDAVQAPVKVSNAPLRQQELDKQGRAYATGRRKDAVARVWVKPGTGKITVNGRDQETYFARPTLRLVINQPFTVTDRTGQYDVICTVKGGGLSGQAGAVKHGIAQALSKYEPTLRAAVKAEGFLTRDPRVVERKKYGRAKARRSFQFSKR from the coding sequence ATGTCCGATACCGTCAACTCGCTGTCCGATCTGCAGGACCTCACCCAGGGTAACGCCGATGCGCCCGCCGCCACCGACGCCGTGCAGGCACCGGTGAAGGTGTCGAACGCGCCGCTGCGCCAGCAGGAGCTGGACAAGCAGGGCCGCGCCTACGCCACCGGCCGTCGTAAGGATGCCGTCGCCCGCGTGTGGGTGAAGCCCGGCACCGGCAAGATCACGGTCAACGGCCGCGATCAGGAAACCTATTTCGCACGTCCCACGCTGCGTCTCGTCATCAATCAGCCCTTCACGGTCACCGACCGCACCGGCCAGTATGACGTGATCTGCACCGTGAAGGGTGGCGGTCTTTCCGGTCAGGCCGGCGCCGTGAAGCACGGGATCGCGCAGGCGCTCAGCAAATATGAGCCCACGCTGCGCGCCGCCGTGAAGGCAGAAGGCTTCCTCACGCGCGACCCGCGCGTCGTCGAGCGCAAGAAGTACGGCCGCGCCAAGGCTCGCCGCAGCTTCCAGTTCTCGAAGCGCTAA
- the cutA gene encoding divalent-cation tolerance protein CutA — MSEIALVYVPYGSRAEAEAAGRQMVQERLAACANVFGEGCSIYPWDGVIEQSAETVVLFKTAPDRCAALMTAIAQAHAYDLPAILTWPAHTTPAYATWVHEKTRPDARLD, encoded by the coding sequence ATGAGCGAGATCGCTCTGGTCTACGTGCCTTATGGTTCGCGCGCGGAAGCTGAAGCGGCGGGCCGCCAGATGGTGCAAGAGCGACTGGCCGCCTGCGCCAATGTCTTCGGCGAAGGCTGCTCGATCTATCCGTGGGATGGCGTCATCGAGCAGAGCGCCGAAACGGTGGTGCTGTTCAAGACCGCGCCGGACCGCTGCGCGGCGCTCATGACCGCCATTGCGCAGGCCCATGCCTATGATCTCCCCGCGATCCTCACCTGGCCCGCGCACACCACCCCGGCCTATGCCACCTGGGTGCACGAAAAAACCCGGCCTGACGCCCGTCTGGACTGA
- a CDS encoding COX15/CtaA family protein yields MAELAHSSSPGAPAVSGRHLGRPATLARWLFVVAGLILFMVAVGGITRLTESGLSITEWKPVTGTLPPMNEAQWQEEFDQYRTSSQYALMNKGMTLEAFKHIYFWEYFHRLVGRIIGLAYAVPLAWFALRRAIPRGFGVRLLVLLALGGAQGAVGWLMVKSGLVDRVNVQPAMLAAHLGMALILLGAVVWTACDFLRLARHDAANPASPTTSAALAPRRAVPTWAGTIPVLILFVQLLLGALTAGLRAGYVSNTWPMMNDRFVPDGIAWWGSLWMTLTSDPFLVHFLHRWWAMVAAGAMLWMAGRLHAQGALRLSYALTGATLVQVMLGIGTVLTGVSLHIAVTHQVTGALLLAIAVAGAHRLGQRDRESDLTPARA; encoded by the coding sequence ATGGCTGAACTTGCGCACTCGTCCTCGCCCGGTGCGCCCGCGGTCAGCGGGCGCCATCTTGGCCGTCCCGCCACGCTGGCACGCTGGCTGTTTGTCGTCGCGGGCCTGATTCTCTTCATGGTGGCGGTGGGTGGCATCACCCGCCTGACCGAGTCGGGCCTCTCCATCACCGAGTGGAAGCCGGTGACCGGCACCCTGCCGCCCATGAATGAGGCGCAGTGGCAGGAAGAGTTCGACCAGTATCGCACCAGCTCGCAATATGCGCTGATGAACAAGGGCATGACGCTCGAAGCGTTCAAGCACATCTATTTCTGGGAATATTTCCACCGTCTGGTCGGCCGCATCATCGGCCTTGCCTATGCCGTGCCGCTGGCGTGGTTCGCGCTGCGGCGCGCCATTCCGCGCGGCTTCGGTGTCCGCCTGCTGGTGCTGCTGGCGCTGGGCGGCGCGCAAGGCGCCGTCGGCTGGCTGATGGTGAAGAGCGGCCTTGTCGACCGGGTGAACGTGCAGCCGGCGATGCTCGCCGCGCATCTGGGCATGGCACTGATCCTGCTCGGCGCCGTGGTGTGGACCGCCTGCGACTTCCTGCGCCTGGCCCGGCACGATGCCGCCAATCCCGCCAGCCCCACCACGTCTGCCGCCCTCGCGCCGCGACGGGCCGTGCCGACATGGGCGGGCACCATCCCCGTGCTCATCCTCTTCGTCCAGTTGCTGCTCGGTGCGCTCACCGCCGGCCTGCGCGCCGGCTATGTTTCCAACACATGGCCGATGATGAACGACCGCTTCGTGCCGGACGGCATCGCATGGTGGGGGTCGCTGTGGATGACGCTGACCAGCGATCCGTTCCTCGTCCATTTCCTCCATCGCTGGTGGGCCATGGTCGCGGCGGGCGCCATGCTGTGGATGGCCGGGCGCCTTCATGCCCAGGGCGCGCTTCGCCTCTCTTATGCGCTGACCGGCGCCACGCTGGTACAGGTGATGCTCGGCATCGGCACGGTGCTGACCGGCGTGTCGCTGCACATTGCCGTGACGCATCAGGTTACCGGCGCGCTGCTTCTCGCCATCGCGGTGGCCGGCGCGCATCGACTCGGCCAGCGGGATCGCGAATCGGATCTCACGCCTGCGCGCGCATGA
- a CDS encoding TauD/TfdA family dioxygenase has product MPLHPVPVDDPAVWTSTEIGGREGFTHRLSPAQRDAIDRAVLRVRGRVAHDIRREDFSCPEIDALMKAARWQLFHGCGAVILAGIDAGRYDLADHERLYWGLGTHIGAGVVQSPRGDHIAHVQKEEGGPPRGYTSDLELRSHTDFHEVLSLYGLRASAQGGESGAVSLLAIHNIMARERPDLLARLYEGHYIDWPQRQQPHEEALPFFWTLDGKTSGFNNRVFLRHGREPEKLPAAFREALALFDEIALRPDVRADFVLQPGEMFFWHNFLVLHSRQQFHDTPDARRLLLRLWLNIPDGRPIHPAMRSLTAEIDAYHGGVAVPA; this is encoded by the coding sequence ATGCCATTGCATCCCGTGCCGGTCGACGATCCCGCTGTCTGGACCAGTACCGAAATCGGTGGACGCGAGGGCTTCACCCATCGGCTTTCCCCTGCGCAACGCGACGCTATCGATCGCGCCGTGCTCCGCGTGCGCGGCCGAGTCGCGCATGACATCCGGCGCGAGGATTTCTCCTGCCCTGAAATCGACGCGCTGATGAAGGCAGCGCGCTGGCAGCTTTTCCATGGCTGCGGCGCGGTCATCCTCGCCGGGATCGATGCTGGCCGCTATGATCTGGCAGATCATGAGCGGCTCTATTGGGGGCTCGGCACCCATATCGGCGCCGGCGTGGTGCAAAGCCCGCGTGGCGACCATATCGCCCATGTCCAGAAGGAAGAGGGCGGGCCGCCGCGCGGCTACACGTCCGATCTGGAACTGCGCTCCCATACCGATTTTCACGAAGTCCTCTCGCTCTACGGCCTTCGTGCCTCGGCGCAGGGCGGCGAGAGTGGTGCTGTCAGCCTGCTCGCCATCCACAACATCATGGCCCGCGAGCGACCCGATCTTCTCGCCCGTCTCTACGAAGGCCATTATATCGACTGGCCCCAGCGGCAGCAGCCTCATGAAGAGGCGCTGCCCTTCTTCTGGACACTGGATGGCAAGACGAGCGGGTTCAACAACCGCGTGTTCCTGCGCCATGGCCGCGAGCCGGAGAAGCTGCCTGCTGCGTTCCGCGAGGCGCTCGCCCTGTTCGACGAGATCGCGCTGCGGCCCGATGTCCGCGCCGATTTCGTGCTGCAGCCCGGCGAGATGTTCTTCTGGCACAATTTCCTCGTGCTGCACTCGCGCCAGCAATTCCATGACACGCCCGATGCGCGCCGCCTGCTGCTGCGCCTGTGGCTGAACATCCCGGACGGACGGCCGATTCATCCCGCCATGCGCAGCCTGACGGCGGAGATTGATGCATATCATGGCGGGGTTGCGGTGCCGGCCTAG